The Kitasatospora paranensis genome has a window encoding:
- a CDS encoding TetR family transcriptional regulator has protein sequence MGRPADPARREATLARATDYVLAHGLAGLSLRPLAAALDTSPRMLLYDFGSKQELVSAVLAEARRRGVARLAENLPARAASPEEHLRGIWAWISAPERAPYVRLIFEVHADGLAHPENHPDQAEAITDWFHTLGATLHDTATGPDDTVTPTLVMAVIRGLLFDLTTTGDRRRTDRALDRFCELLRH, from the coding sequence GTGGGGCGACCCGCAGATCCCGCCCGACGGGAGGCCACGCTGGCGCGGGCGACCGACTACGTACTGGCACACGGCCTGGCCGGGTTGAGCCTGCGGCCGTTGGCCGCGGCTCTCGATACCAGCCCGCGGATGCTGCTCTACGACTTCGGCAGCAAGCAGGAGTTGGTATCTGCCGTCCTTGCCGAGGCCCGCCGCCGCGGAGTGGCACGGCTGGCCGAGAACCTTCCGGCGCGGGCGGCGTCTCCGGAGGAACACCTGCGCGGCATCTGGGCCTGGATCAGCGCGCCTGAGCGTGCCCCGTACGTCCGGCTGATCTTCGAGGTGCACGCCGACGGCCTGGCTCACCCCGAGAACCACCCCGATCAGGCCGAGGCGATCACGGATTGGTTCCACACCCTCGGCGCCACGTTGCACGACACCGCCACCGGTCCTGACGACACGGTCACTCCCACGCTGGTCATGGCTGTCATTCGGGGTCTCCTGTTCGATCTCACGACCACGGGAGACCGTCGCCGCACCGACCGCGCCCTGGACCGCTTCTGCGAACTCCTCCGGCATTGA
- a CDS encoding patatin-like phospholipase family protein — MHTLDRALALGAGGPVGAAWMAGLACGLHRGGVDLGEADLIVGTSTGAIIGTVLATGQDPGRLATPVRPADSDGTPPQVDGRRLAEAFAVLGRAASNPAEARRRVGRIALAAETGPEQAHIARMRALAGADQWPDRKLLIAVVDVETGEQEVFDRATGAPLPSAVAASTAFPGIYPPITVNGRRYMDGSLRSATNAALAAGARTLVVIDPQAHLFPRELLQQELAVAGAHTVLTIEPDPASRRAFGSDLSDRTAWEPAYRAGLRQATDAAEQLRPAWRTGSHTD; from the coding sequence GTGCACACACTCGACCGGGCACTCGCACTGGGCGCCGGCGGCCCCGTTGGTGCGGCCTGGATGGCCGGACTGGCCTGCGGACTGCACCGCGGCGGGGTGGACCTCGGCGAGGCCGATCTGATCGTCGGCACCTCGACCGGCGCGATCATCGGCACGGTGCTGGCCACAGGTCAGGACCCCGGCCGGCTCGCCACTCCCGTTCGCCCCGCCGACTCCGACGGCACCCCGCCCCAGGTGGACGGGCGCCGACTGGCCGAGGCGTTCGCCGTGCTCGGCCGTGCCGCCTCCAACCCAGCCGAAGCGCGCCGCCGAGTCGGCCGGATCGCGCTCGCCGCCGAAACCGGCCCCGAGCAGGCACACATCGCCCGGATGCGCGCCCTGGCCGGCGCGGACCAGTGGCCGGACCGAAAGCTGCTCATTGCGGTGGTGGACGTCGAGACCGGCGAACAGGAGGTCTTCGACCGTGCCACTGGCGCACCGCTGCCCTCCGCCGTGGCGGCGAGCACGGCCTTCCCGGGCATCTACCCACCGATCACCGTCAACGGCCGCCGATACATGGACGGCTCCCTGCGGTCCGCGACCAACGCCGCACTCGCAGCGGGAGCCCGCACGCTCGTCGTGATCGACCCACAAGCGCACCTGTTCCCCCGTGAGTTGCTCCAGCAGGAGCTGGCGGTCGCCGGGGCGCACACAGTGCTGACCATCGAGCCCGATCCGGCATCCCGACGCGCATTCGGCTCAGACCTGAGCGACCGCACGGCCTGGGAACC